The Bacteroidales bacterium genome has a segment encoding these proteins:
- a CDS encoding (2Fe-2S) ferredoxin domain-containing protein, with the protein MNDKNQKGNRKELIICLGSACFSRGNKDAVNIIKNYIKEHQLEDKVYFRGCHCMDKCQDGPNLKFEGKIFSGITSDRLLYILDEIFHKYL; encoded by the coding sequence ATGAATGATAAGAACCAAAAAGGCAACAGGAAGGAGTTAATTATCTGTTTAGGGAGTGCTTGTTTCTCAAGGGGAAACAAAGATGCGGTAAACATTATTAAAAATTACATCAAAGAACATCAACTGGAAGATAAAGTATATTTTCGCGGTTGTCACTGTATGGATAAGTGTCAGGATGGGCCAAACCTGAAATTTGAAGGCAAAATTTTCAGCGGTATCACATCCGACCGACTGTTGTATATATTGGATGAAATTTTCCACAAATATCTTTAA
- a CDS encoding SpoIIE family protein phosphatase: protein MSNDFHIEVEVKQKNHEEERICGDVFLSEKYKEENRLILVLSDGLGHGVKANMLATLTSTMALNFTKEHKDVQTIAEIIMNTLPVDKTRKISYATFTIIDIDYYNGKATILEYDNPKAIILRGHKIYKPKWEKIVLESEENRGKELRSCSFEPKKEDRIIVGSDGIVQAGLGTDKYPFGWGHENFQEFVKRLVYNNPDISANKLSTKIVNMAYQNDGYYAKDDTSCCAVYFREPRRLLICTGPPFESGNDKRLANTVKTFEGSKIIMGATTGDIIARELNTEIEDSFEFEDPDLPPVSYMEGVDLVTEGILTLSKVADILKHYNSNYVLKKGPADQIVRLLKDSDNIHFVIGTRINEAHQDPNLPVELEIRRTVVKRIANTLEEKFLKEVTMEYI from the coding sequence ATGAGCAATGATTTCCATATAGAAGTCGAGGTCAAGCAAAAGAACCATGAAGAAGAAAGGATCTGTGGGGATGTTTTTCTATCCGAAAAATACAAGGAGGAAAACAGGCTGATTCTTGTGCTTTCTGATGGCCTGGGCCATGGAGTGAAAGCCAACATGCTGGCTACGCTTACCTCCACCATGGCGCTCAATTTCACAAAGGAGCACAAGGACGTTCAAACCATTGCGGAAATCATCATGAACACCCTGCCCGTGGATAAAACCAGAAAGATCAGTTATGCCACCTTTACCATTATAGATATAGATTACTACAACGGAAAAGCAACCATTCTGGAATACGACAATCCCAAAGCCATTATCTTGCGGGGTCATAAAATTTACAAGCCCAAATGGGAAAAGATTGTTCTGGAAAGTGAAGAAAACAGAGGCAAAGAACTAAGAAGCTGCAGTTTTGAACCCAAAAAAGAAGACCGCATCATTGTGGGATCCGATGGCATAGTTCAAGCTGGGCTTGGAACAGATAAATATCCATTCGGCTGGGGACATGAAAACTTTCAGGAGTTTGTCAAAAGACTGGTATATAATAATCCCGACATTTCTGCCAACAAACTCTCCACCAAAATTGTGAACATGGCCTATCAAAACGACGGTTACTACGCCAAAGACGACACCTCTTGCTGCGCCGTTTATTTCAGAGAACCCAGGAGACTGCTTATCTGTACCGGACCTCCTTTCGAATCCGGTAATGACAAAAGACTCGCCAATACAGTCAAAACCTTTGAGGGAAGCAAAATCATTATGGGGGCCACCACCGGCGATATCATTGCCCGGGAGCTCAATACGGAAATTGAAGACAGCTTTGAATTTGAAGACCCCGACCTTCCTCCTGTATCCTATATGGAAGGAGTGGACCTTGTTACCGAGGGCATCTTAACGCTCAGCAAGGTAGCCGATATTTTAAAACACTACAACAGCAATTATGTCCTGAAGAAAGGCCCTGCCGATCAAATTGTCAGACTCCTGAAAGACAGCGATAACATCCATTTTGTTATTGGAACACGGATCAACGAGGCCCATCAGGATCCCAATCTGCCTGTAGAACTTGAAATCCGCAGAACGGTGGTAAAAAGGATTGCCAATACGCTGGAAGAGAAGTTTCTCAAAGAGGTTACGATGGAATACATCTAA
- a CDS encoding 4Fe-4S dicluster domain-containing protein, with amino-acid sequence MSLIQIIKDKCDLSYSCVRECPVNAIEVKVNTDYARIIPERCIGCGHCVGVCPQDAIIYRDSKQRAKDLLQSDEPTVAIVAPSISGEFDDIADYRRFVQMIRQLGFDYVNEVTFGADLIALKYKELFDNFKGKYYITSNCPAVVSHVEKYHPELINNLAPLVSPSIATAKVVRKKYGDQINVVYLGPCIDSKEEAKRHSNDDGKIDAVLTFVELRELFDEYNIQESKMEYSDFDPPIGYKGSLFPISNGLFQAAGISEDLLTGTVINGSGKVNSINAINQFEEGINQIKHHFNLFFCEGCLMGPGTSPGGKKYNRRSRVIDYANKRLETFDKKAWEEEIAQYINLDFSRGFQADDQRLEAPSEEKIQEVLKAIGKDNNQSNVGCSACGYPSCRDFAIAVSKGLAKTEMCLSYTLRNRNEYNKALRTTNEKLAQTQKALKESEQKARKEKQAAKEASETINAMLQKLPSAVVIIDQNLKVVQSNKTFVDHLGDEAQAINEVIPGLIGADLKSLLPHNILTLFSHVLENQQNIVNRDIYLEEKLLNLSIFNIKKGKIVGAVLRDMYAPEIRKEQVIKRVTEVIDKNLEMVQKIGYLLGEGASETEQMLNSIIEFYRSEKSIKPQNPGDSEKQEKKDDSSNEQ; translated from the coding sequence ATGTCTTTAATACAAATCATCAAAGACAAATGTGACCTGAGTTATTCCTGTGTGAGGGAATGTCCGGTGAATGCCATAGAGGTCAAAGTCAACACGGATTATGCAAGAATCATTCCCGAAAGATGTATAGGATGCGGGCACTGTGTAGGAGTTTGCCCCCAGGATGCCATTATTTACCGGGACTCAAAACAGCGGGCCAAAGATTTGCTTCAATCGGATGAACCGACGGTGGCCATTGTAGCTCCCAGCATATCAGGAGAATTTGATGATATTGCCGATTACCGTAGGTTTGTACAGATGATCAGGCAACTGGGCTTTGATTATGTGAACGAAGTAACCTTTGGTGCTGATCTGATCGCACTTAAATACAAGGAACTTTTCGACAATTTTAAGGGCAAATATTACATAACATCAAATTGTCCGGCCGTAGTCTCCCATGTGGAAAAATACCATCCGGAACTGATCAATAATCTGGCTCCACTGGTTTCCCCTTCTATAGCCACAGCCAAAGTAGTAAGGAAAAAATACGGGGATCAGATCAATGTGGTATATTTAGGCCCGTGCATAGATTCAAAAGAGGAAGCCAAACGGCACAGCAACGACGACGGAAAAATAGATGCTGTGCTCACTTTCGTAGAGCTAAGGGAATTATTCGATGAATACAACATCCAGGAAAGCAAAATGGAATACTCCGATTTTGATCCCCCCATCGGATACAAAGGCTCCTTGTTTCCCATTAGCAATGGGTTGTTTCAGGCCGCAGGAATCAGTGAGGATCTGCTAACGGGAACTGTCATCAACGGTTCGGGCAAAGTCAATTCCATCAATGCAATCAACCAGTTTGAAGAAGGGATCAATCAGATCAAGCACCATTTTAATCTGTTTTTCTGCGAAGGATGTCTGATGGGACCAGGAACATCACCGGGAGGCAAAAAATATAACCGGAGATCCCGGGTAATCGACTATGCCAATAAGAGGCTGGAAACCTTCGATAAAAAAGCCTGGGAAGAAGAAATAGCCCAGTATATCAACCTGGACTTTTCCAGGGGTTTTCAGGCCGATGATCAGCGCCTCGAAGCCCCCTCCGAGGAGAAGATCCAGGAAGTACTGAAAGCCATCGGAAAAGACAACAACCAAAGCAATGTAGGTTGCAGTGCCTGTGGTTATCCTTCATGCAGAGATTTTGCCATCGCCGTATCGAAAGGCCTGGCCAAAACCGAGATGTGCCTGAGCTATACCTTAAGAAACCGCAACGAGTACAATAAAGCCCTCCGGACCACAAATGAAAAGCTGGCCCAAACCCAAAAAGCACTGAAAGAATCCGAGCAAAAAGCGCGCAAGGAAAAACAGGCCGCCAAAGAAGCATCGGAAACCATCAACGCAATGCTTCAAAAACTGCCCTCCGCGGTGGTGATCATTGACCAAAACCTGAAAGTAGTACAATCCAACAAAACCTTCGTTGATCATCTGGGAGATGAAGCCCAGGCCATCAATGAAGTCATTCCCGGCCTTATTGGCGCCGATCTGAAATCCCTGCTTCCCCATAACATCCTCACCCTTTTTTCCCACGTACTGGAAAATCAGCAAAATATAGTAAACAGAGACATTTACCTGGAAGAAAAACTGTTGAACCTTTCTATATTCAATATCAAAAAGGGAAAAATCGTGGGAGCGGTGTTAAGGGATATGTATGCGCCGGAGATACGGAAAGAACAAGTAATAAAAAGGGTCACTGAAGTGATTGACAAAAACCTGGAGATGGTACAGAAAATTGGATATCTGCTGGGTGAGGGTGCTTCGGAAACAGAGCAGATGCTCAACTCCATCATCGAATTTTATCGGTCCGAAAAATCGATAAAACCTCAAAATCCAGGGGATTCGGAAAAACAAGAAAAGAAAGACGATAGTTCCAATGAGCAATGA
- the nuoE gene encoding NADH-quinone oxidoreductase subunit NuoE, which translates to MDRDKLKKILERYPFVERENLIPILQDIQYEQGYLTEEAVKEVGNYLELPASKIYSVATFYSKFQFQPRGKFHIKLCSGTSCHIKGAARLEKKVYNLLNIMDGETSRDGMFSLEIVTCMGGCSLGPVMALNNRYFTEVTEDKLEEIIEDYKENEE; encoded by the coding sequence ATGGACAGGGACAAATTAAAAAAAATACTGGAAAGATATCCCTTTGTGGAACGGGAAAATTTGATCCCCATTTTGCAGGATATTCAGTATGAGCAGGGTTATCTTACCGAGGAAGCGGTGAAGGAGGTTGGAAATTATCTGGAGCTTCCCGCAAGCAAAATATATAGTGTGGCGACTTTCTACAGTAAGTTTCAGTTTCAGCCCAGGGGAAAATTTCATATCAAGTTGTGCAGCGGAACCTCCTGTCATATTAAAGGAGCCGCCAGGCTGGAGAAGAAGGTATATAACCTGTTGAATATTATGGACGGCGAAACTTCCCGGGATGGAATGTTTAGTCTTGAAATTGTGACTTGCATGGGGGGATGTAGTTTGGGACCTGTAATGGCCTTAAATAACCGCTATTTTACGGAGGTTACTGAAGATAAGCTTGAAGAGATCATTGAAGATTACAAAGAAAATGAAGAATAG